A genome region from Blautia coccoides includes the following:
- a CDS encoding class B sortase, giving the protein MKRRRNVLLNFILILLLIIAACTGYQIFDSHQKYQDGENYYEKLKEDVAVVKHEVINEKDEIVSYIKKNRQKAPLDLNFGGLKRRLGENVRGWLYVEAVDISYPIMQGNDNQYYLHRNAEGSYEYAGSVFLDSQNSPDFTDRNSIIFGHNMADGSMFGKLKRFSLDGAIETSPYIWVLTEKADYCYQIISAQTATVSSECYTLFSGNDNGFVDFLERMSLNSGIATGQWEFNNQDKLLTLSTCNGDGNEDSRYVVQAVRIQ; this is encoded by the coding sequence ATGAAAAGAAGAAGGAATGTTTTATTAAATTTCATTTTGATTCTTTTATTGATAATTGCCGCATGTACAGGCTACCAAATATTCGACAGTCACCAAAAGTACCAGGATGGTGAAAATTATTATGAAAAATTAAAAGAAGATGTGGCAGTTGTAAAACATGAAGTAATTAATGAAAAGGATGAAATAGTTAGCTATATAAAAAAAAATAGGCAGAAGGCTCCGCTGGATTTAAATTTTGGTGGCCTAAAGCGGAGGCTGGGAGAGAATGTGCGGGGATGGTTATATGTGGAAGCAGTAGATATCAGCTATCCAATTATGCAGGGGAATGATAATCAATATTACCTACATAGAAATGCAGAAGGAAGTTATGAATATGCCGGTTCGGTTTTTCTGGATTCTCAGAATTCACCGGACTTTACGGATAGAAACAGTATTATTTTCGGACATAATATGGCGGATGGAAGTATGTTTGGAAAACTTAAAAGGTTTAGTCTCGATGGAGCGATAGAAACAAGCCCTTATATATGGGTGTTGACAGAAAAGGCTGACTATTGCTATCAGATTATATCTGCACAGACAGCAACGGTGAGCAGTGAGTGTTACACCTTGTTTTCTGGTAATGATAATGGATTCGTGGATTTTTTGGAACGCATGAGTTTGAATTCAGGAATTGCCACTGGACAATGGGAATTCAATAATCAGGACAAGCTTTTAACTCTGTCTACCTGTAATGGGGATGGAAATGAGGATAGTCGCTATGTGGTGCAGGCGGTAAGGATTCAATAA
- a CDS encoding NAD(P)/FAD-dependent oxidoreductase, with translation MRKVVIIGAGPAGLTAAYELLKQSKEEFEVTVLEESRWIGGISRTVEYQGNRMDIGGHRFFSKDERIMEWWKEILPLQGSPSYDDSILHRERPLAEGGPNPERDDRVMLVRQRVSRIYYNKKFFDYPISMKPETFINMGLVQTLKAGMSYLLSCVHKLPEESLENFYINRFGKVLYSMFFEGYTEKVWGRHPKEISADWGAQRVKGLSILALIQNMFSSGEKETSLIEEFWYPKYGPGQLWECVADKIEQMGGKIIKGAKVKEVSLTGDRVVSVSYFLGEKSIIADTDFLLSSMSLKDLVGCMGEAIPRCIRAIAQGLPYRDFVTVGLLVDKLSLKNETKIKTLNNIVPDCWIYVQDVGVKMGRIQIFNNWSPYLLEDVEHNVWIGLEYFCTEGDAFWEMEEEACVNFAIDELISIGLISGWEDVKKTHRERVKKAYPAYFDTYNQIEKVIESMDSCRNLYCIGRNGQHRYNNMDHSMATAFAAVNHILNGGNKSAIWNINTEKSYHEKN, from the coding sequence TTGCGGAAGGTAGTGATAATAGGGGCGGGACCGGCAGGACTGACGGCAGCGTATGAACTATTGAAGCAGTCCAAGGAGGAATTTGAGGTTACTGTTCTGGAGGAATCCAGATGGATCGGTGGAATCTCCAGGACCGTAGAGTATCAGGGAAACCGAATGGACATTGGTGGACACCGTTTTTTTTCTAAGGATGAGCGGATAATGGAGTGGTGGAAGGAAATCCTGCCCTTGCAAGGGTCGCCTTCCTATGACGACAGCATACTTCATAGGGAAAGACCGCTTGCGGAAGGCGGGCCGAATCCAGAAAGGGATGATCGAGTGATGCTGGTAAGGCAGCGGGTATCCCGAATTTATTATAATAAGAAATTTTTTGATTACCCTATATCCATGAAACCAGAAACATTTATAAACATGGGTCTTGTCCAGACTCTAAAAGCTGGCATGAGCTATCTTCTCTCCTGTGTACATAAATTACCTGAAGAATCTCTGGAGAACTTTTATATTAACCGTTTTGGAAAGGTATTATATTCTATGTTCTTTGAGGGATATACAGAGAAGGTGTGGGGACGGCATCCGAAAGAAATCTCAGCTGATTGGGGGGCGCAAAGAGTAAAAGGGCTTTCCATTCTTGCGTTAATCCAAAACATGTTCTCGTCCGGTGAGAAGGAAACATCACTGATCGAGGAATTCTGGTATCCAAAATATGGACCCGGTCAATTATGGGAGTGTGTTGCGGATAAGATTGAACAGATGGGCGGTAAAATTATAAAAGGTGCAAAAGTAAAAGAGGTGTCTCTGACCGGGGATAGAGTGGTAAGCGTTTCCTATTTTCTGGGGGAAAAGTCAATAATAGCAGACACAGATTTTCTGCTTTCATCTATGTCATTAAAAGATTTGGTAGGATGCATGGGAGAAGCAATTCCCCGATGTATTAGGGCGATTGCCCAAGGCCTGCCTTACCGTGATTTCGTAACAGTGGGGCTTTTGGTAGATAAATTGTCCCTAAAAAATGAGACAAAGATAAAGACACTAAATAATATTGTTCCAGATTGTTGGATTTATGTTCAGGACGTAGGTGTAAAAATGGGCAGGATACAGATCTTTAACAACTGGTCGCCTTATCTGTTAGAAGATGTGGAACATAACGTGTGGATTGGGCTGGAGTATTTCTGTACTGAGGGGGATGCTTTCTGGGAAATGGAGGAGGAAGCCTGCGTTAATTTTGCTATTGATGAGTTGATTTCCATAGGGCTTATCTCAGGTTGGGAAGATGTAAAGAAAACCCACCGGGAGCGTGTGAAAAAGGCATATCCTGCTTACTTTGACACGTATAACCAGATTGAAAAAGTGATTGAGAGTATGGATTCCTGCAGGAATCTGTATTGTATCGGAAGAAACGGGCAGCACAGATACAATAACATGGATCACTCCATGGCAACTGCTTTTGCGGCAGTGAATCATATTCTGAATGGAGGAAATAAATCAGCAATTTGGAATATCAATACTGAAAAATCATACCATGAGAAAAATTAA
- a CDS encoding WG repeat-containing protein, translating into MNTSQIQWIDGNYTDVTLDQSGSLILVVDAKTNLAGALNLEGEVVIPIENNIFDPWDGGLITGLRQEGGLFWVIKKNKVGIVNRKNETVIPQEYGYLKRAQEDQFIAGTGQISNVVMDGGSYTHKSYGVISESGETVIPLDYDSVKLQDDGKYVAVAEENTRLITRTFFANGNLDKEEIEEKTSEELPAEEEEPSEEISEKSNSDVPEVPVSVKQDEQEPQIPDDAPAREDSGIEDYEGPGGSYEVVNFYEVGDNTKLHLEGDVCTLEDEQGNVLTTFEGSRVQANMPKFAKQAKLVIDQGEKFFRIYNAGTGSILCDVSKESECILTDSLIAYEHAGSEYIVKNFHNTEIFRVKKGDKDKFLNSPNERARFVFQDSYFVYQADDGRTLITNTGVVVSQGLTSISFNDENNNKESAEEKIFICEKDGKYGAFNAAGDKILDFLYENIEFFNGHVSALRVTESRNHVGIVDYRGQVIIPLEYESVGYGSHIEEVDSSSIVEYELLNSNTSKYYGKTGDNIYYLDNEGNIAEEVHYVRIEERGKDLNDYIAIGRSAESPREYRTTGNLLIMDNTYSGSWQFGRSVIYTNVEKNKMQFLFVDQTNEKIGVYEYYFGKFTLMGFQHIFWYVWMVSSRIFMLLLAGILISILPYERISDWFYFWRLDAIKKRKKKGNQNG; encoded by the coding sequence GTGAATACAAGCCAGATACAGTGGATTGATGGAAATTACACGGATGTTACTCTGGATCAGTCAGGTAGCTTGATTCTTGTAGTAGATGCAAAAACGAACCTTGCCGGTGCGCTTAATCTGGAAGGCGAAGTTGTAATTCCAATAGAGAACAACATCTTTGATCCTTGGGATGGGGGTCTTATTACTGGGCTTAGACAGGAAGGGGGACTATTTTGGGTTATTAAAAAAAATAAGGTAGGAATCGTAAATCGGAAGAATGAAACGGTAATTCCACAGGAGTATGGATATTTGAAGCGGGCCCAGGAAGATCAGTTTATCGCTGGGACAGGACAAATATCAAATGTAGTTATGGACGGCGGTTCTTACACGCATAAATCGTATGGTGTGATTTCGGAATCGGGAGAGACTGTGATTCCCTTGGACTATGATTCCGTCAAATTGCAGGATGATGGGAAATATGTTGCTGTAGCTGAGGAAAATACAAGGCTGATTACCCGTACTTTTTTTGCTAATGGGAATTTAGATAAGGAAGAAATAGAAGAAAAGACATCAGAAGAGTTGCCAGCAGAAGAGGAAGAACCCTCGGAGGAGATAAGTGAAAAATCAAATTCGGATGTGCCTGAAGTACCAGTGTCAGTCAAACAGGATGAGCAGGAACCACAGATACCAGATGATGCTCCGGCTAGAGAAGACAGCGGGATTGAAGATTACGAAGGCCCAGGAGGCAGTTATGAAGTTGTCAATTTTTATGAAGTCGGGGATAACACAAAACTGCATTTGGAAGGTGATGTCTGTACCTTGGAAGATGAGCAGGGAAATGTACTGACTACTTTTGAAGGCAGTCGTGTACAGGCAAACATGCCCAAATTTGCAAAACAGGCGAAGCTGGTCATAGATCAGGGTGAGAAATTTTTCCGTATTTATAATGCCGGAACAGGTTCCATCCTCTGCGATGTATCCAAAGAATCAGAGTGTATTTTGACAGACAGTCTGATTGCATATGAACATGCAGGTTCTGAATACATAGTTAAAAATTTTCATAACACGGAAATATTTCGTGTGAAGAAAGGAGATAAAGATAAGTTTCTTAATTCACCCAATGAGCGGGCAAGGTTTGTTTTTCAAGATTCCTATTTTGTCTATCAGGCGGATGATGGAAGAACATTGATCACAAACACAGGTGTAGTGGTTTCGCAGGGGCTCACAAGTATCTCATTCAACGATGAGAATAATAACAAAGAGAGTGCTGAGGAAAAGATTTTTATCTGTGAAAAGGATGGAAAATATGGTGCTTTCAATGCAGCTGGAGATAAGATTTTAGATTTTCTGTACGAGAATATTGAATTTTTTAATGGTCATGTTAGCGCGCTTCGTGTCACTGAAAGCCGGAATCATGTAGGAATTGTTGATTATAGAGGTCAGGTAATAATTCCTTTGGAGTATGAGAGCGTTGGTTACGGAAGTCATATAGAGGAAGTGGACAGTAGTTCAATTGTTGAATATGAACTGCTGAACAGCAACACAAGCAAATATTATGGAAAAACAGGAGATAACATTTACTATCTGGACAATGAGGGAAATATTGCTGAGGAAGTACACTATGTAAGGATAGAGGAACGAGGGAAGGATTTAAATGACTACATAGCGATAGGCAGGTCTGCGGAATCTCCCCGGGAATACAGGACAACAGGTAATCTCTTAATTATGGACAACACTTATTCTGGCAGTTGGCAATTTGGTAGAAGTGTTATTTACACAAATGTGGAAAAGAATAAGATGCAGTTCCTGTTTGTGGATCAGACAAATGAGAAAATTGGAGTTTATGAATATTACTTCGGAAAATTCACATTAATGGGATTCCAACATATTTTTTGGTATGTCTGGATGGTAAGCAGTCGCATTTTTATGCTCCTTTTAGCTGGTATCTTAATCAGCATACTTCCGTATGAAAGAATTTCGGACTGGTTTTATTTTTGGAGGCTGGATGCCATAAAGAAAAGAAAAAAGAAAGGAAATCAAAATGGATGA
- a CDS encoding glycosyltransferase family 2 protein, protein MELLTGGDEQIPLCSIIVPCYNEEKALPIFYNTLLPVINEIKETYSVMDWEVWFIDDGSKDSTLEIAKALHQKDTHIHYLSFSRNFGKEAAIYAGIQNARGDYVVTMDVDLQDPPSLLPIMYRAVVEEGYDCVATRRVSRKGEPRVRSFFARRFYRLMNRISNTGVVDGARDFRFMTRKVVDAILQMREYNRFTKGIYEWVGFRTKYLEFENVERSAGETKWSFWKLFKYSLEGIVAFSTVPLALASIGGIVLCVISFITIMFLIIRALLFGDPVAGWPSMACIIIFLGGIQLFSSGILGMYLARTYLECKKRPIYIEKERA, encoded by the coding sequence ATGGAGTTATTAACAGGTGGTGATGAACAAATACCTTTGTGTAGTATCATAGTTCCCTGCTACAACGAGGAGAAAGCCTTGCCAATTTTTTATAACACATTACTGCCGGTGATAAACGAGATAAAGGAAACATATAGCGTTATGGACTGGGAAGTTTGGTTTATCGATGACGGAAGCAAGGACTCTACGTTGGAGATAGCAAAGGCACTTCATCAAAAAGATACCCATATTCATTATCTTTCGTTCTCACGGAATTTTGGTAAGGAGGCGGCGATCTATGCAGGGATTCAGAATGCAAGGGGCGATTATGTGGTGACAATGGATGTGGATTTGCAAGACCCACCATCTCTTTTGCCAATTATGTATCGGGCTGTGGTAGAAGAAGGCTATGATTGTGTTGCTACCAGGCGTGTAAGCCGGAAAGGGGAACCACGGGTTCGTTCTTTTTTTGCCAGAAGATTCTACCGACTCATGAATCGGATCTCCAATACAGGGGTAGTGGACGGAGCAAGGGACTTTCGCTTTATGACACGTAAAGTGGTGGATGCAATTTTGCAGATGAGAGAATATAACCGTTTTACTAAGGGGATATATGAATGGGTAGGGTTTCGGACAAAATACCTGGAATTTGAAAATGTGGAGAGGAGTGCAGGAGAGACCAAATGGTCATTCTGGAAGTTATTTAAATATTCTTTGGAAGGAATAGTTGCATTTTCTACCGTTCCTCTGGCTCTTGCTTCTATAGGTGGAATTGTTCTGTGTGTTATTTCGTTTATAACGATTATGTTCCTTATTATAAGAGCATTGTTGTTTGGAGATCCAGTTGCAGGATGGCCGTCCATGGCTTGTATCATCATCTTTTTAGGTGGAATCCAGCTTTTTAGCTCTGGGATTTTAGGCATGTATCTGGCAAGGACCTATCTGGAATGTAAGAAGCGTCCCATTTATATAGAGAAGGAACGTGCATAG
- a CDS encoding NlpC/P60 family protein, with product MHYKKLLKNGVTCVLAVSLFASGVSVEVNAKNIEKVPVSQLVQKSGSLAATETFKPAEPTAPSETPSTEGTMPPEEGNSPEEANPPEDITPSEDPESPETKPPEEIVPPEESTSPEETKPPEETQPPQETEEPDKPEEGETPEEPVTPGETEIPNETEIPNETEEPENDKKPQAESPVEPEAVEPEDGSDTKYLTNDALIQAQEIIEAPTIMEDFRFVTVEKVYALANIESVKVYEEMNETSRVVGQMAKGDVCFLLKEENQWIYIESGVVRGFVKRESLLLGEEAQKAVNKKKEKHVSLTLELQSLQKREVIEQEEQKETEPSSELPSETQAVQTSSSEVQAGEIYKRNDAEESARYTVAITDLTHNGQVAYSLKLDEIRKENQEIEQPETKKTQTEKKTSEAVISDFSNEESVGNETREMERKRVVDIQERLEQEKEALLGELKKSELTFAKAVVKPIENTALSYTRTTVKETVVEKRLVIATGETNIRAGDNEEAQVVGVLPENGMAYILADIEKPWIYIESGDVRGFVSRTQLLLGDAAKEVVEKAGEETLKTARESVKPQENPALYYTLTSIKEGKISSAIRESVVNFARQFIGNPYVWGGTSLTNGADCSGFVQTIFNNYYGYSLPRVAEDQAQYGTKIRVEDAQPGDLIFYAKNGYIYHVVMYAGDGKTIEAQSTNTGIVEGQVDTGNAVWATRFIDDTDDAVITSVNQRAEDSGMAVEPQTASSSQLGELLGNFKLTSYCNCELCCGQWAGGPTASGTEPTQGRTVAMGGIPFGTKLVINGQIYTVEDRGTPYGHIDIYRNSHDECNQFGVQYANVYLLKE from the coding sequence ATGCATTATAAGAAACTATTGAAAAACGGAGTTACCTGTGTGTTGGCAGTTAGTTTATTTGCGTCGGGTGTTTCCGTAGAAGTCAATGCGAAAAACATAGAGAAGGTACCTGTCAGCCAATTGGTACAGAAAAGTGGAAGCCTGGCAGCTACGGAAACATTCAAACCAGCCGAACCAACTGCTCCCTCAGAGACGCCATCCACAGAGGGGACTATGCCGCCAGAAGAAGGAAACTCTCCAGAGGAGGCAAACCCTCCAGAAGACATAACCCCTTCAGAGGATCCTGAATCACCAGAAACGAAGCCCCCTGAAGAAATAGTACCTCCGGAAGAAAGCACTTCTCCAGAAGAAACGAAGCCCCCAGAAGAAACACAGCCGCCCCAGGAGACCGAGGAGCCAGATAAGCCAGAGGAAGGAGAAACGCCTGAAGAGCCAGTAACGCCAGGTGAGACGGAGATACCAAATGAAACGGAGATACCAAATGAAACGGAGGAACCGGAGAATGACAAGAAGCCACAGGCAGAAAGCCCTGTAGAACCGGAAGCCGTCGAACCAGAAGATGGGAGCGATACGAAATATTTGACCAACGATGCCTTAATTCAGGCACAGGAGATTATTGAAGCACCTACTATTATGGAAGATTTTCGCTTTGTTACGGTGGAAAAAGTTTATGCCCTGGCGAATATAGAATCGGTAAAAGTATATGAGGAGATGAATGAAACATCCAGGGTAGTAGGGCAAATGGCAAAAGGGGATGTATGTTTTCTCTTAAAAGAGGAAAACCAATGGATTTATATTGAATCGGGTGTTGTCAGGGGATTTGTAAAAAGGGAATCTCTTCTTTTAGGGGAGGAAGCTCAAAAAGCAGTAAATAAGAAAAAAGAGAAGCATGTCAGTCTTACACTTGAACTTCAATCGTTACAGAAAAGAGAGGTGATAGAGCAAGAAGAACAAAAGGAGACAGAGCCATCATCAGAACTTCCGTCAGAGACGCAAGCGGTGCAGACAAGCAGTAGCGAAGTACAGGCTGGAGAAATTTATAAAAGAAACGATGCAGAGGAAAGCGCACGTTATACGGTTGCTATTACGGATTTAACACATAACGGGCAAGTGGCTTATTCTTTGAAGCTGGATGAAATTAGAAAAGAGAATCAGGAGATTGAACAGCCAGAAACAAAGAAGACTCAGACGGAGAAGAAAACATCGGAAGCTGTGATTTCGGATTTTTCAAACGAAGAGTCTGTAGGCAATGAAACAAGAGAAATGGAACGGAAAAGGGTTGTGGATATTCAGGAGCGGCTGGAGCAGGAAAAGGAAGCACTGCTTGGGGAGTTGAAAAAAAGCGAGCTTACTTTTGCAAAAGCAGTTGTGAAACCAATTGAAAATACAGCGTTGAGCTACACCAGAACAACCGTGAAAGAGACGGTTGTAGAGAAAAGATTGGTGATTGCTACAGGAGAAACGAATATTCGTGCTGGGGATAACGAAGAGGCACAGGTTGTAGGGGTTCTTCCCGAAAACGGAATGGCTTATATACTTGCAGATATTGAGAAACCCTGGATATACATAGAGTCTGGTGATGTAAGGGGATTTGTATCACGTACACAGCTATTACTTGGAGATGCTGCTAAAGAAGTTGTGGAAAAGGCTGGGGAGGAAACACTCAAGACCGCCAGAGAATCTGTGAAACCACAAGAAAACCCAGCACTGTATTATACCCTGACTTCCATCAAAGAGGGGAAGATATCCAGCGCTATCCGGGAGTCAGTTGTAAATTTTGCAAGGCAGTTTATCGGTAACCCTTATGTGTGGGGTGGGACAAGCTTGACAAATGGAGCGGATTGTTCTGGGTTTGTACAAACCATCTTTAATAATTATTATGGATACAGCTTGCCAAGGGTGGCAGAAGATCAGGCACAATACGGCACTAAGATCCGTGTGGAGGATGCCCAACCCGGTGACTTAATCTTCTATGCAAAAAATGGGTATATCTATCATGTAGTCATGTACGCTGGTGATGGAAAAACCATAGAGGCGCAAAGTACAAATACTGGCATTGTGGAAGGTCAGGTAGATACTGGGAATGCTGTATGGGCAACCCGGTTCATAGATGATACGGATGATGCAGTTATTACTTCTGTAAATCAAAGAGCAGAAGATTCGGGAATGGCGGTGGAGCCTCAGACTGCATCCAGCAGCCAGCTGGGAGAGCTTTTAGGAAACTTTAAATTGACTTCATACTGCAATTGTGAGCTATGCTGCGGACAATGGGCAGGAGGACCTACTGCATCCGGAACAGAACCAACGCAAGGAAGAACCGTTGCTATGGGAGGGATCCCATTCGGAACCAAGTTGGTGATTAACGGACAGATTTATACAGTAGAAGACAGAGGGACACCTTACGGGCATATTGATATCTACAGGAATAGTCATGATGAGTGCAATCAGTTCGGTGTACAGTATGCAAATGTATACCTGTTAAAAGAGTAA
- a CDS encoding ArnT family glycosyltransferase: MYEILNLKKKDSNGAECVLGILLLCATFWVISSVDFLREVILQSRFFIFLMGFLLIICFLGYRKWEKKLTEAEVVVGIFLAAFLIRGMLVLIVPYNQAQHDTHFFGEWNGDAIGSGHFGYIQYLMKFKKLPDFDPRQVWSFYNPPLHHILCAVWMKFNAMFGMGYDACAENLQLLTLFYSSMTSYTGYRILKEFSLKGSALFLTFGLLAFHPIFAVLNLSLNNDALAVLFSAIAILYTVRWHKEQKMRYILCIALSIGLGMMTKLSVGLLSPAIGFVFLMVTIRKRDNLKNLIGQFVGFGILCFPLGLFWPVRCKVLFDIPFNYVQPLGEGDMWQYIGNYNLWQRLGIPSLAPILKNPWYIGDPAEQHNTWLEMFRTSILDEWTFQLPLKPYMIVATVLVLFSIFLGIGICVLFIWTLIHKGTMDKAMKGFCGIGYWGLVGFFVKFTFDYPFICSMNFRYIVPTFLFSVLGLGIWLQDEHTSKTGRGVAMAANMTFLALSVVLLVAYCLLFIQSDVQNL, from the coding sequence ATGTATGAAATATTAAATTTAAAAAAGAAAGATAGTAATGGAGCAGAATGTGTATTAGGAATTCTGTTGTTATGTGCGACATTCTGGGTGATTTCATCAGTTGATTTTCTTCGGGAAGTAATACTTCAATCCCGTTTTTTTATATTCCTTATGGGTTTTTTACTGATTATCTGTTTTTTGGGATACCGGAAGTGGGAGAAGAAGTTGACGGAAGCAGAGGTTGTTGTTGGGATATTTTTAGCTGCTTTTTTGATAAGAGGAATGTTAGTTCTTATTGTTCCTTATAATCAAGCGCAGCATGATACTCACTTCTTTGGAGAATGGAATGGAGATGCCATAGGAAGTGGACATTTTGGTTATATTCAATACCTTATGAAGTTTAAAAAGCTACCAGATTTTGATCCAAGACAGGTATGGAGTTTTTATAATCCGCCTTTGCATCATATTTTGTGCGCAGTATGGATGAAATTTAACGCTATGTTTGGAATGGGCTATGATGCCTGTGCAGAAAACCTGCAGCTACTGACCCTGTTTTATTCAAGTATGACATCATATACAGGATACAGAATATTGAAAGAATTTTCGCTGAAGGGCAGTGCCTTATTTCTTACGTTTGGGCTGCTGGCATTTCATCCTATATTCGCTGTTTTGAACCTTTCTTTAAACAATGATGCCCTGGCGGTACTGTTTTCCGCTATAGCTATTCTTTATACTGTCCGATGGCATAAGGAGCAGAAAATGCGTTATATCTTGTGCATTGCTTTATCTATCGGTTTGGGAATGATGACAAAATTATCTGTAGGCTTGCTTTCTCCGGCGATTGGATTTGTATTCCTGATGGTTACTATTAGGAAGAGAGATAACTTGAAAAATTTGATAGGGCAGTTCGTTGGTTTTGGAATACTGTGTTTCCCACTGGGATTATTTTGGCCAGTGCGCTGTAAAGTGTTATTTGATATCCCATTTAATTATGTACAGCCGTTGGGCGAGGGCGATATGTGGCAGTATATAGGAAATTACAATTTGTGGCAGAGACTTGGAATCCCGTCTTTGGCACCTATACTTAAAAATCCTTGGTATATCGGTGATCCGGCGGAACAACATAATACCTGGCTGGAAATGTTTCGGACTTCGATTTTGGATGAATGGACATTTCAACTGCCTCTAAAGCCTTATATGATAGTGGCCACTGTTCTGGTGCTGTTCAGTATATTTCTGGGAATTGGAATATGTGTACTATTTATCTGGACGTTAATACATAAAGGAACCATGGATAAGGCAATGAAAGGATTTTGTGGAATCGGTTATTGGGGACTGGTTGGATTCTTTGTAAAATTCACCTTTGATTATCCGTTTATCTGTAGTATGAATTTTCGCTATATTGTTCCTACATTTCTTTTCTCCGTGTTGGGACTGGGAATCTGGCTGCAGGACGAACACACAAGTAAAACGGGGAGAGGTGTTGCGATGGCTGCCAATATGACTTTTTTAGCATTATCTGTTGTATTGCTTGTTGCCTATTGTCTGTTATTTATACAGTCGGATGTTCAAAATCTATAG
- a CDS encoding GtrA family protein: MKQIIIQMFKFGVVGGICFAVDYGLLALATELLGMHYLVSGILSFTVSVTVNYLLSRKFVFAMGQMEARKEFALFVILSIIGLGINEVCMAGFVELAGLHYLISKFIATAVVMVYNFISRKLLMEQREGNTAHV, from the coding sequence ATGAAACAGATAATTATACAAATGTTTAAGTTTGGAGTGGTAGGGGGGATTTGTTTCGCCGTAGATTACGGGTTGCTTGCTTTAGCCACAGAACTTCTGGGTATGCATTACCTCGTTTCGGGGATTTTGTCATTCACAGTGTCTGTGACAGTCAACTATCTGTTAAGCAGAAAATTTGTTTTTGCCATGGGGCAAATGGAAGCCAGAAAAGAATTTGCTTTGTTTGTAATATTAAGTATTATCGGTCTGGGTATCAATGAAGTTTGCATGGCAGGATTTGTAGAATTGGCAGGTCTCCATTATCTGATTTCAAAATTTATCGCTACAGCAGTAGTGATGGTATATAACTTCATCAGCCGTAAATTGCTGATGGAGCAAAGAGAAGGGAATACAGCCCATGTATGA